In Corylus avellana chromosome ca2, CavTom2PMs-1.0, the following proteins share a genomic window:
- the LOC132169316 gene encoding ankyrin repeat-containing protein NPR4-like, giving the protein MEDGHPQGASSEQEDILDLQTSHPQRAPYQQPDISNLESDAEDASPKALWPLFVEIQPALSSLLRGLADWNAARTLQEELEHTDVDEASSTGDVESDSNERAKRFEYLNIYLPLYQAGLKGDWQATKAILEKYPAAVRAPITKGNQNILHIAAASKHDTYVKEVLKWMSPDDLKLKDGYGNTAFCFAAVSGIVKIAEEMVKIDSKLPLIRGSNHLLPLLMASLMENRDMVSYLYYSATPFEQLTASERIDLLNNIISTNLYDIALDILRRDTTLATAEDNKGRIALEVLAKKPFAIDTRSQMSTSERFLNSWYKGVRNKAFMQTLAHQLIEGLWKNIQILPDKQFSSFVDKHSSLLFVAAELGNVEFLTILLRSHPDLIYEVDQDYRSLFHISVLYRQESVFNLIYEIGALKDIIILFHDKNRNNMLHFAGQLAPSKRLNIVSGAALQMQRELLWFKEIEKIMPPAYLREKNLKGQTPEDIFIETHKKLQRDGETWMKDTSNYCMLVATLIATVVFAAAFTVPGGNQQENGTPIFLGSNWFMVFFISDAIAFLSSSSSILIFLSILTSRYKEEDFLKSLPGRLVFGLTALFISIVGMVVAFSATCFLVYKTKTIRIPIVIIALAGVPIILFVLLHYDLWFDIIRSTYWSRFLFRPRKHGLF; this is encoded by the exons atggAAGACGGTCATCCTCAAGGGGCTTCTTCTGAACAAGAAGATATCTTGGATCTGCAAACGAGTCATCCTCAAAGGGCTCCATATCAACAACCAGATATATCAAACTTGGAATCGGATGCTGAAGATGCAAGTCCTAAGGCTCTGTGGCCGCTTTTCGTTGAAATTCAGCCAGCGCTAAGCTCTCTTCTACGAGGTTTGGCTGACTGGAACGCGGCAAGGACATtacaagaagaattggagcACACAGATGTAGACGAGGCAAGCTCAACGGGAGATGTTGAAAGTGATAGTAATGAGA GGGCAAAAAGATTTGAATACCTTAACATCTATCTTCCCCTCTATCAAGCTGGGCTAAAAGGTGATTGGCAAGCTACAAAGGCCATACTTGAGAAATATCCGGCTGCCGTTCGAGCTCCCATAACAAAAGGCAATCAAAATATTCTTCACATTGCAGCTGCATCAAAACATGATACGTATGTAAAAGAAGTGCTGAAATGGATGAGTCCGGATGACTTAAAATTGAAAGACGGATATGGTAACACAGCCTTTTGCTTTGCTGCTGTATCAGGAATTGTGAAAATTGCCGAGGAAATGGTAAAAATAGACAGTAAATTGCCATTGATCCGTGGTAGCAACCATCTTTTACCACTTCTCATGGCATCTTTGATGGAAAATAGAGACATGGTGTCGTATCTATATTACTCTGCAACTCCTTTTGAACAGTTGACTGCCAGCGAACGCATTGATCTccttaataatattatttccacTAATTTGTATG ATATAGCATTGGATATTCTGAGAAGGGATACAACTTTAGCAACTGCCGAGGACAACAAAGGGCGTATAGCATTGGAAGTGTTGGCAAAGAAACCTTTTGCAATTGACACTAGAAGTCAGATGTCAACATCGGAAAGATTCTTAAACTCCT GGTACAAAGGGGTCCGGAACAAAGCTTTCATGCAGACGTTAGCCCATCAGTTAATTGAAGGCCTTtggaaaaatattcaaatattgcCTGACAAACAGTTCTCAAGCTTTGTTGACAAACATTCCTCTTTACTTTTTGTTGCTGCGGAATTAGGAAATGTTGAATTTCTAACCATACTTTTACGCTCTCATCCGGATCTCATATATGAGGTTGATCAAGACTACAGAAGTTTATTTCATATTTCTGTTTTATATCGGCAAGAGAGTGTATTCAATCTAATATATGAAATAGGTGCTCTCAAGGATATCATTATACTCTTTCATGACAAAAATCGTAACAACATGCTACATTTTGCTGGACAATTGGCTCCATCAAAGAGGCTAAATATTGTATCAGGTGCAGCTCTTCAAATGCAACGAGAATTATTATGGTTTAAG GAGATAGAAAAGATTATGCCGCCTGCATACTTGCGTGAGAAGAATTTGAAAGGCCAAACCCCTGAGGATATATTTATAGAGACacataaaaaattgcaaagagaTGGTGAAACGTGGATGAAGGACACATCAAACTATTGCATGCTTGTGGCAACATTGATTGCCACTGTAGTTTTTGCTGCAGCTTTCACTGTACCAGGTGGAAATCAACAAGAAAATGGCACTCCTATCTTTTTAGGAAGTAACTGGTTTATGGTATTTTTCATATCAGATGCAATAGCATTCTTATCCTCTTCGAgttcaatattaattttcttgtcAATTCTTACATCTCGTTACAAAGAAGAGGATTTCCTCAAATCATTACCTGGAAGGTTGGTGTTTGGACTTACTGCACTCTTCATCTCCATAGTTGGCATGGTGGTCGCCTTCAGTGCAACTTGCTTTTTGGTCTATAAGACCAAAACAATAAGGATTCCAATTGTTATAATTGCTTTGGCTGGTGTCCCAATTATTCTGTTTGTTTTGCTACATTATGATCTTTGGTTTGATATAATCCGCTCAACATATTGGTCTAGATTTCTTTTTCGGCCACGTAAACATGGACTTTTCTAG